A single region of the Triticum dicoccoides isolate Atlit2015 ecotype Zavitan chromosome 2B, WEW_v2.0, whole genome shotgun sequence genome encodes:
- the LOC119361462 gene encoding uncharacterized protein LOC119361462, whose product METKRVGFAEPRIEGDGEAGLGSPVRGATTGEEEAVVVGGGKANPRPLRRRGVNVKRKAALRRKHLPPRDGEKRPPPARSSAPVAGDYREEDAIAVHRRVWERRWAGNFGSFDDETGIGPMCYTSAPPTPEYLFREQAVQIFSIRVRAPTDGLKWPLHVHGYVATRDSMDRNRNYLFRRARDNCQTLTQNDPFLLLTGPSRAVVFLDPITFEVQLKVKGKGESEDEMLAFAVFYYGDGNACARKLSMSIPHNRCTLEYEMALRPCSVEATISVKIVDGSWPENHRGQVVALTSGVDGEIVLLRSGDRELPVGLDGAI is encoded by the exons ATGGAGACGAAGCGCGTCGGATTCGCGGAGCCGAGGatcgaaggcgacggcgaggcaggGCTAGGAAGCCCAGTTCGCGGGGCCACGACCGGGGAAGAGGAGgccgtcgtcgtcggcggcggcaaGGCAAACCCACGGCCGCTCCGCCGCAGAGGGGTCAACGTGAAGCGGAAGGCGGCCCTGAGGAGGAAGCACCTGCCTCCCCGCGACGGGGAAAAGCGGCCGCCTCCGGCCCGGAGCTCGGCGCCGGTGGCGGGGGATTACAGGGAGGAGGACGCGATCGCCGTGCACCGTCGGGTCTGGGAGAGGAGATGGGCCGGCAATTTCGGCTCCTTTGACGACGAAA CGGGTATCGGTCCCATGTGCTACACATCCGCACCGCCCACCCCGGAATACCTTTTCAGAGAACAGGCCGTGCAGATCTTCTCCATCAGGGTCAGGGCCCCAACAGATGGTCTCAAGTGGCCACTGCATGTCCATGGCTATGTCGCCACCAGAGACTCGATGGATCGCAATCGCAACTATCTCTTTAGGCGCGCAAGGGATAACTGCCAAACCCTCACGCAAAAC GATCCATTCTTGCTGTTAACAGGCCCATCCCGCGCGGTAGTGTTCCTCGATCCGATCACGTTCGAAGTCCAGCTAAAAGTGAAGGGAAAAGGGGAGTCCGAAGACGAAATGCTGGCTTTTGCTGTCTTCTACTACGGCGACGGGAATGCTTGTGCACGCAAGCTCTCCATGTCCATCCCCCACAACCGCTGCACGCTCGAGTATGAAATGGCGCTGCGGCCGTGCTCGGTCGAGGCCACCATCAGCGTCAAGATCGTCGACGGGTCATGGCCGGAGAACCACCGAGGACAGGTTGTCGCCCTCACCTCCGGCGTAGACGGGGAGATCGTCTTGCTTCGTTCTGGAGACAGAGAACTGCCCGTCGGTTTGGACGGCGCGATCTAG